In a single window of the Micromonospora inositola genome:
- the nuoF gene encoding NADH-quinone oxidoreductase subunit NuoF, translating to MTTPRPETLAKLTPVLTKRWLSPDAWRIGTYEKLDGYAALRKALKAHPDDLIQLIKDSGLRGRGGAGFPTGLKWGFIPQGDGKPHYLVVNADEGEPGTCKDLPLMTHDPHSLVEGVIIASYAIRANRAYIYIRGEAVHAARRLRNAVQEAYAKGYLGRNIQGTGFDLELVVHSGAGAYICGEETALLDSLEGFRGQPRLRPPFPATHGLYASPTVVNNVGTIASVPYIVLGGADWWKTMGTEKSSGPMIYSLSGRIADPGQYECSMGITLRELIELAGGMQPGHELKFWTPGGSSTPLLTAEHLDVPLDFEGVAAAGSILGTTATQIFSDQDCPVYATYRWLEFYHHESCGKCTPCREGNYWMVRVYRRILAGQGTHEDLDTLLDTCDNILGRSFCGLGDGATSSVTSSLKYFKQDYLDYIEGRTAPKLSDKQLVGAH from the coding sequence GTGACGACGCCTCGGCCGGAGACGCTGGCCAAGCTGACGCCGGTGCTGACCAAGCGCTGGCTGTCGCCGGACGCCTGGCGGATCGGCACCTACGAGAAGCTGGACGGTTACGCCGCCCTGCGCAAGGCGCTCAAGGCCCACCCGGACGACCTGATCCAGCTGATCAAGGACTCCGGGCTGCGGGGTCGCGGCGGCGCCGGCTTCCCGACCGGTCTCAAGTGGGGGTTCATCCCGCAGGGCGACGGCAAGCCGCACTACCTGGTGGTCAACGCCGACGAGGGCGAGCCGGGCACCTGCAAGGACCTGCCGCTGATGACGCACGACCCGCACTCGCTGGTCGAGGGCGTGATCATCGCGTCGTACGCGATCCGGGCCAACCGCGCCTACATCTACATCCGGGGCGAGGCGGTGCACGCCGCGCGCCGGCTGCGCAACGCCGTCCAGGAGGCGTACGCCAAGGGCTACCTCGGCCGGAACATCCAGGGCACCGGCTTCGACCTGGAACTGGTGGTGCATTCCGGCGCCGGGGCGTACATCTGCGGTGAGGAGACCGCGCTGCTGGACTCGCTGGAGGGCTTCCGGGGCCAGCCCCGGCTGCGCCCGCCGTTCCCGGCGACCCACGGCCTGTACGCCAGCCCCACGGTGGTCAACAACGTCGGCACCATCGCCAGCGTGCCGTACATCGTGCTGGGCGGCGCGGACTGGTGGAAGACCATGGGCACGGAGAAGTCCTCCGGGCCGATGATCTACTCGCTGTCGGGCCGGATCGCCGACCCGGGCCAGTACGAGTGCTCGATGGGGATCACGCTGCGGGAGCTGATCGAGCTGGCCGGCGGCATGCAGCCCGGGCACGAGCTGAAGTTCTGGACCCCGGGCGGGTCGTCGACCCCGCTGCTCACCGCCGAGCACCTGGACGTGCCGCTGGACTTCGAGGGGGTGGCGGCGGCCGGCTCGATCCTGGGCACCACGGCCACCCAGATCTTCTCCGACCAGGACTGCCCGGTGTACGCGACCTACCGGTGGCTGGAGTTCTACCACCACGAGTCGTGCGGCAAGTGCACCCCGTGCCGCGAGGGCAACTACTGGATGGTCCGGGTCTACCGGCGGATCCTCGCCGGCCAGGGCACCCACGAGGACCTGGACACCCTGCTCGACACCTGCGACAACATCCTCGGCCGCTCGTTCTGCGGCCTGGGTGACGGTGCGACCAGCTCGGTGACCTCGTCGCTGAAGTACTTCAAGCAGGACTACCTCGACTACATCGAGGGACGTACCGCGCCGAAGCTGTCGGACAAGCAGCTGGTGGGAGCCCACTAA
- a CDS encoding demethylmenaquinone methyltransferase gives MSRTPQGQRASLDKQPHEVAAMFDGVAARYDLTNTVLSFGQDRFWRRATRAALGLRPGERVLDVGAGTGVSTEELAHSGAYAVGADLSLGMLHAGKRTRPQVPLLAGDALKLPFADASFDAVTISFALRNVNDTDAALRELARVTRPGGRLVVCEFSTPVNPTFRTVYLSYLMRSLPAVARAVSSNPDAYVYLAESIRAWPDQAALAARIGAAGWGRVAWRNLTGGVVALHRAIRD, from the coding sequence GTGAGCCGTACCCCGCAGGGCCAGCGCGCCAGCCTGGACAAGCAGCCGCACGAGGTCGCCGCGATGTTCGACGGCGTGGCCGCCCGCTACGACCTGACCAACACCGTGCTCTCCTTCGGGCAGGACCGGTTCTGGCGGCGGGCCACCCGGGCGGCGCTCGGCCTGCGCCCCGGCGAGCGGGTGCTGGACGTGGGCGCGGGCACCGGTGTCTCGACCGAGGAACTGGCCCACTCCGGGGCGTACGCGGTGGGCGCGGACCTGTCGCTGGGCATGCTGCACGCCGGTAAGCGGACCCGTCCGCAGGTGCCGCTGCTGGCCGGGGACGCCCTCAAGCTGCCCTTCGCCGACGCCAGCTTCGACGCGGTGACCATCTCCTTCGCGCTGCGCAACGTCAACGACACCGACGCCGCGCTGCGCGAGCTGGCCCGGGTGACCAGGCCGGGCGGCCGGCTGGTGGTCTGCGAGTTCAGCACCCCGGTCAACCCGACCTTCCGGACCGTCTACCTGTCGTACCTGATGCGGTCCCTGCCGGCGGTGGCGCGCGCGGTCTCCAGCAACCCCGACGCGTACGTCTATCTCGCCGAGTCGATCCGGGCCTGGCCCGACCAGGCGGCTCTCGCCGCGCGGATCGGCGCGGCCGGGTGGGGCCGGGTGGCCTGGCGGAACCTCACCGGCGGTGTGGTGGCGCTGCATCGCGCGATCCGCGACTGA
- a CDS encoding type II toxin-antitoxin system Phd/YefM family antitoxin: MAIRELNQHTSRVLARVRAGETVEVTDRGEPIARLVPVVAGDAFLGRLVAEGRATAPTSTGPLPMPPVLGDPAEDVAAALVEYRDEERW; the protein is encoded by the coding sequence ATCGCCATCCGTGAACTCAACCAGCACACGAGCAGGGTTCTCGCCCGGGTGCGGGCCGGTGAGACGGTGGAAGTGACCGACCGGGGAGAGCCGATCGCTCGACTGGTGCCCGTCGTGGCGGGTGACGCGTTCCTCGGTCGCCTGGTGGCGGAGGGTCGGGCGACCGCGCCGACGTCGACCGGACCGCTGCCCATGCCGCCGGTCCTGGGCGACCCCGCTGAGGACGTCGCGGCGGCGCTGGTCGAGTACCGGGATGAGGAGCGCTGGTGA
- a CDS encoding NADH-quinone oxidoreductase subunit D, whose protein sequence is MTTSNYATERETTEGKVFTVTGGDWDQVVSGTDPINDERIVVNMGPQHPSTHGVLRLILELEGETVREARSVVGYLHTGIEKNLEYRNWVQGSTFVTRMDYLAPLFNETAYALAVEKLLGITDEVTERANTIRVLMMELNRISSHLVWLATTGMELGAISIMLYGFREREHILDIFETITGLRMNHAYVRPGGVAQDVPDDAIVKIREFLKMMPKKLKEYEDLLSGQPIWTERTKGVAVLDVTGCLALGVTGPVLRSAGLAWDLRKTMPYCGYETYEFDVPTHPDGDVWGRYLVRLAEIRESLKLVEQALDRLKPGPVMVADRKIAWPAQLAIGVDGMGNSLEHVAKIMGQSMESLIHHFKLVTEGFRVPPGQVYVGIESPRGELGVHAVSDGGTRPYRVHYREPSFVNLQALPAMAEGGLIADVIAGGASLDPVMGGCDR, encoded by the coding sequence GTGACCACGTCGAACTACGCGACCGAGCGCGAGACCACCGAGGGCAAGGTCTTCACCGTCACCGGTGGGGACTGGGACCAGGTCGTCTCCGGCACCGACCCGATCAACGACGAGCGGATCGTCGTCAACATGGGTCCGCAGCACCCGTCCACGCACGGCGTGCTCCGGCTGATCCTGGAGCTGGAGGGCGAGACGGTCCGCGAGGCCCGCTCGGTGGTCGGCTACCTGCACACCGGCATCGAGAAGAACCTCGAATACCGCAACTGGGTCCAGGGCTCGACCTTCGTGACCCGGATGGACTACCTCGCTCCGCTGTTCAACGAGACGGCGTACGCGCTGGCGGTGGAGAAGCTGCTCGGCATCACCGACGAGGTGACCGAGCGGGCGAACACCATCCGGGTGCTGATGATGGAGCTGAACCGGATCTCCTCGCACCTGGTCTGGCTGGCCACCACCGGCATGGAGCTGGGCGCGATCTCGATCATGCTGTACGGCTTCCGCGAGCGGGAGCACATCCTCGACATCTTCGAGACCATCACCGGCCTGCGGATGAACCACGCGTACGTCCGACCGGGCGGCGTGGCGCAGGACGTGCCGGACGACGCGATCGTCAAGATCCGCGAGTTCCTCAAGATGATGCCGAAGAAGCTCAAGGAGTACGAGGACCTCCTCTCCGGCCAGCCGATCTGGACCGAGCGGACCAAGGGCGTCGCGGTGCTGGACGTGACCGGCTGCCTGGCGCTCGGTGTCACCGGTCCGGTGCTCCGCTCCGCCGGTCTCGCCTGGGACCTGCGCAAGACCATGCCGTACTGCGGCTATGAGACGTACGAGTTCGACGTGCCGACCCACCCGGACGGCGACGTCTGGGGCCGCTACCTGGTCCGGCTCGCCGAGATCCGGGAGTCGCTGAAGCTGGTCGAGCAGGCCCTCGACCGGTTGAAGCCGGGCCCGGTGATGGTGGCCGACCGCAAGATCGCCTGGCCGGCGCAGCTCGCCATCGGCGTCGACGGCATGGGCAACTCGCTGGAGCACGTCGCCAAGATCATGGGTCAGTCGATGGAGTCGCTGATCCACCACTTCAAGCTCGTCACCGAGGGCTTCCGGGTCCCGCCGGGCCAGGTGTACGTCGGCATCGAGTCGCCCCGCGGCGAGCTGGGCGTGCACGCGGTCTCCGACGGCGGCACCCGGCCCTACCGGGTGCACTACCGGGAGCCGAGCTTCGTCAACCTCCAGGCCCTCCCGGCGATGGCCGAGGGCGGCCTGATCGCCGACGTGATCGCCGGTGGCGCCTCGCTGGACCCCGTGATGGGTGGTTGTGACCGATGA
- the nuoE gene encoding NADH-quinone oxidoreductase subunit NuoE, with protein sequence MTVFTEETRERAREIIARYPADRSRSALLPLLHLVQSEEGYVSPAGVEFCAEVLGLNKAQVGAVATFYTMYKRKPTGDYLVSVCTNTMCNVLGGQEVYDTLAEHLGVGHDETTADGKITLEHAECLAACDYGPVMTVNYDFFDGVDPQGALGVVEELRAGGRPMPTRGARLCTLKEMAVQLAGFADERAGAVADGGPGEPSLRGLRLAEQHGIAVAGFDPNTPIRSKAEADRAAAQAKAAEAAKAEPAKAQPAANVNGAKPTTGTAGNAGTGEPAPAAAATGSTAPDVKAPDDKSPQVRTAETRQPDARTAVPDAPGTKIPADSTPPAPRDAQKAEAAGTAANPPAGDGKPAGDEAGAQERNLKEAEAQK encoded by the coding sequence ATGACTGTCTTTACCGAAGAGACCCGCGAGCGGGCGCGGGAGATCATCGCCCGCTACCCGGCGGACCGGTCCCGCTCGGCGCTGCTGCCGCTGCTGCACCTGGTGCAGTCCGAGGAGGGCTACGTCTCCCCGGCCGGCGTCGAGTTCTGCGCCGAGGTGCTCGGGCTGAACAAGGCCCAGGTCGGCGCGGTGGCCACCTTCTACACCATGTACAAGCGCAAGCCGACCGGTGACTACCTGGTCAGCGTCTGCACCAACACGATGTGCAACGTGCTGGGCGGCCAGGAGGTCTACGACACCCTCGCCGAGCACCTCGGCGTCGGGCACGACGAGACCACCGCCGACGGGAAGATCACCCTGGAGCACGCCGAGTGCCTGGCGGCGTGCGACTACGGCCCCGTGATGACCGTCAACTACGACTTCTTCGACGGCGTCGACCCGCAGGGCGCGCTCGGCGTGGTCGAGGAGCTGCGCGCCGGTGGCCGGCCGATGCCGACCCGGGGCGCCCGGCTCTGCACGCTGAAGGAGATGGCGGTGCAGCTCGCCGGTTTCGCCGACGAGCGCGCGGGCGCGGTCGCCGACGGCGGCCCGGGCGAGCCGAGCCTGCGCGGCCTGCGCCTGGCCGAGCAGCATGGCATCGCCGTGGCGGGCTTCGACCCGAACACCCCGATCCGGAGCAAGGCCGAGGCCGACAGGGCCGCGGCGCAGGCGAAGGCCGCCGAGGCCGCCAAGGCCGAGCCGGCGAAGGCCCAGCCGGCCGCGAACGTCAACGGCGCGAAGCCCACGACGGGCACGGCCGGCAACGCGGGCACCGGCGAGCCGGCTCCCGCCGCCGCAGCGACCGGCAGCACCGCGCCGGACGTGAAGGCGCCGGACGACAAGTCGCCGCAGGTGCGTACCGCCGAGACCCGGCAGCCGGACGCGCGGACCGCCGTGCCGGACGCCCCCGGCACCAAGATCCCGGCGGACAGCACGCCGCCGGCCCCGCGCGACGCGCAAAAGGCGGAGGCCGCCGGCACGGCGGCCAACCCGCCGGCCGGCGACGGCAAGCCCGCCGGCGACGAGGCCGGGGCGCAGGAGCGCAACCTCAAGGAAGCGGAGGCACAGAAGTGA
- a CDS encoding NADH-quinone oxidoreductase subunit C — MTARDNKANGGVPVPTTPAGATSGAPAEYPPSSPAGRGMFGMHGTGDVSGYGGLVRQRKPVEETPRPYGGYFDEVRDALEEAYPAFGDAIEKVVVDRGELTLHVRPERIAEVCQVMRDDLALRFELCSSVSGVDYLGADERRLHVVYQLTSMTYRRRVRLEAAVSAEDPHLPSVTAVYPTADWQEREAYDMFGIVFDGHPNLTRILMPDDWEGHPQRKDYPLGGIPVEYKGAEIPPPDRRRSYQ, encoded by the coding sequence GTGACCGCACGTGACAACAAGGCGAACGGCGGCGTGCCGGTGCCGACCACCCCGGCCGGCGCCACCAGCGGCGCCCCGGCCGAGTACCCCCCGTCCAGCCCGGCCGGGCGCGGCATGTTCGGCATGCACGGCACCGGTGATGTCTCCGGCTACGGCGGCCTGGTCCGCCAGCGCAAGCCGGTCGAGGAGACCCCCCGGCCGTACGGCGGCTACTTCGACGAGGTCCGGGACGCGCTGGAGGAGGCGTACCCGGCCTTCGGCGACGCGATCGAGAAGGTCGTCGTCGACCGCGGCGAGCTGACCCTGCACGTCCGCCCGGAGCGGATCGCCGAGGTCTGCCAGGTGATGCGGGACGACCTGGCGCTCCGCTTCGAGCTCTGCTCCTCGGTGTCCGGGGTGGACTACCTGGGCGCGGACGAGCGCCGGCTGCACGTGGTCTACCAGCTCACCTCGATGACCTACCGGCGCCGGGTCCGGCTGGAGGCCGCGGTCTCCGCCGAGGACCCGCACCTGCCGAGCGTCACCGCCGTCTACCCGACCGCGGACTGGCAGGAGCGGGAGGCGTACGACATGTTCGGCATCGTCTTCGACGGCCACCCCAACCTGACCCGGATCCTCATGCCGGACGACTGGGAGGGGCACCCGCAGCGCAAGGACTACCCGCTCGGCGGCATCCCCGTCGAGTACAAGGGTGCGGAAATCCCCCCGCCGGACCGTAGGAGGTCCTACCAGTGA
- a CDS encoding NADH-quinone oxidoreductase subunit A — MTLSPYAPIIGLFALAAGFALFSVAAARFAGPRRLNKAKLEAYECGIEPSPQPVGGGRFPVKFYLTAMLFIVFDIEIIFLYPWAVSFDALPIFGFVEMVMFIVAVFVAYAYVWRRGGLDWD, encoded by the coding sequence ATGACGCTCTCGCCTTACGCACCGATCATCGGGCTGTTCGCCCTCGCCGCGGGGTTCGCACTGTTCTCCGTGGCCGCCGCCCGCTTCGCCGGACCCCGGCGCCTCAACAAGGCCAAGCTCGAGGCGTACGAGTGCGGCATCGAGCCGAGCCCGCAGCCGGTCGGCGGCGGCCGGTTCCCGGTCAAGTTCTACCTGACGGCGATGCTCTTCATCGTCTTCGACATCGAGATCATCTTCCTCTACCCCTGGGCGGTCTCCTTCGACGCCCTGCCGATCTTCGGCTTCGTGGAGATGGTCATGTTCATCGTCGCGGTCTTCGTCGCCTACGCCTACGTCTGGCGGCGCGGCGGCCTGGACTGGGACTGA
- a CDS encoding NuoB/complex I 20 kDa subunit family protein, with protein sequence MGIEEKLPAGVLLTSVEKLVNWSRKSSVWGATFGLACCAIEMMAAGGPHYDMGRWGMEVFRASPRQADLMIVAGRVSQKMAPVLRQIYDQMAEPRWVLSMGVCASSGGMFNNYAIVQGVDHVVPVDMYLPGCPPRPEMLIDAILKLREKIMYEPLGANGRKMLEARKERGDVPVVPYGSMPSSYRNDKARRAEWTKAVREGREEQLRIENWMNAQNHLHPHEGVKK encoded by the coding sequence ATGGGCATCGAGGAGAAACTCCCCGCCGGCGTCCTGCTCACCTCCGTGGAGAAGCTGGTCAACTGGTCGCGGAAGTCGTCCGTCTGGGGCGCCACCTTCGGCCTGGCCTGCTGCGCCATCGAGATGATGGCGGCCGGTGGTCCGCACTACGACATGGGCCGCTGGGGCATGGAGGTCTTCCGTGCCTCGCCCCGCCAGGCGGACCTGATGATCGTCGCCGGCCGGGTGAGCCAGAAGATGGCCCCGGTGCTGCGCCAGATCTACGACCAGATGGCCGAGCCCCGCTGGGTGCTCTCCATGGGCGTCTGCGCGAGCAGCGGCGGCATGTTCAACAACTACGCGATCGTCCAGGGCGTCGACCACGTGGTGCCGGTCGACATGTACCTCCCGGGCTGCCCGCCCCGGCCGGAGATGCTCATCGACGCGATCCTCAAGCTCCGCGAGAAGATCATGTATGAGCCGCTGGGCGCGAACGGCCGCAAGATGCTGGAGGCCCGCAAGGAGCGCGGTGACGTGCCCGTCGTGCCGTACGGCTCGATGCCGTCGTCGTACCGCAACGACAAGGCCCGGCGTGCCGAGTGGACGAAGGCGGTCCGCGAGGGGCGCGAGGAGCAGCTGCGGATCGAGAACTGGATGAACGCTCAGAACCACCTCCACCCGCACGAGGGCGTGAAGAAGTGA
- the paaE gene encoding 1,2-phenylacetyl-CoA epoxidase subunit PaaE — translation MTVTITRPVRRRPAFHPLPVAAVDRLTDDAVAITFAVPEELRETFAFSAGQHLTVRRPGGAGLTGSAGGGGEDVRRSYSICSTPDDLTRHGRLRIGVREIPGGAFSAFACGALRGGDTVEVLPPLGHFTTAFAPDRVRRYGAVVAGSGIAPVLALVATALAVEPASTFTLVYGNRTANTVMFAEELADLKDRYPTRLHLVHVLSREQGESPLLSGRVDADRLGRLLDTIVPGDAIEEWFLCGPYQMVVDAKTVLTGRGLPESAVHTELFHVDAPPEPVRRPADEPGAGAEVTIVLDGRSSSFTMGRDERVLDAALKVRGELPYACKGGVCSTCKAKVVSGEVTMARNYALEPDEVAAGYVLTCQSSPVTDKLTVDYDA, via the coding sequence GTGACTGTCACCATCACCCGACCGGTCCGTCGCCGGCCGGCCTTCCACCCGCTCCCCGTGGCCGCCGTGGACCGGCTCACCGACGACGCCGTGGCGATCACCTTCGCCGTGCCGGAGGAACTGCGGGAGACCTTCGCGTTCTCCGCCGGCCAGCACCTGACCGTGCGTCGTCCCGGCGGAGCCGGGCTCACCGGCTCCGCCGGTGGTGGCGGGGAGGATGTGCGGCGGTCGTACTCGATCTGCTCCACCCCCGACGACCTGACCCGGCACGGCCGGCTGCGGATCGGGGTGCGGGAGATCCCCGGCGGCGCCTTCTCCGCCTTCGCCTGCGGGGCGCTGCGCGGCGGCGACACCGTCGAGGTGCTGCCCCCGCTCGGGCACTTCACCACGGCGTTCGCGCCGGACCGGGTCCGCCGCTACGGCGCGGTGGTCGCCGGTTCCGGCATCGCCCCGGTGCTCGCGCTGGTCGCGACCGCGCTGGCCGTCGAGCCGGCCAGCACCTTCACCCTGGTGTACGGCAACCGCACGGCCAACACGGTGATGTTCGCCGAGGAACTGGCCGACCTGAAGGACCGCTACCCGACCCGGCTGCACCTGGTGCACGTGCTCTCCCGGGAGCAGGGCGAGTCGCCGCTGCTGTCGGGGCGGGTCGACGCCGACCGGCTGGGCCGGCTGCTCGACACCATCGTGCCGGGTGACGCGATCGAGGAGTGGTTCCTCTGCGGCCCGTACCAGATGGTGGTGGACGCCAAGACGGTGCTGACCGGCCGCGGGCTGCCGGAGTCGGCGGTGCACACCGAGCTGTTCCACGTCGACGCCCCGCCGGAGCCGGTGCGCCGGCCGGCCGACGAGCCCGGCGCGGGGGCGGAGGTGACGATCGTGCTGGACGGCCGCTCGTCGAGCTTCACGATGGGTCGCGACGAGCGGGTGCTGGACGCCGCGCTCAAGGTCCGCGGCGAGCTGCCGTACGCCTGCAAGGGCGGCGTCTGCTCGACCTGCAAGGCAAAGGTCGTCTCCGGCGAGGTGACCATGGCCCGCAACTACGCCCTGGAGCCGGACGAGGTGGCGGCCGGCTACGTCCTCACCTGCCAGTCGAGCCCGGTGACGGACAAGCTCACGGTGGACTACGACGCGTGA
- the mqnC gene encoding cyclic dehypoxanthinyl futalosine synthase has translation MTVSREIDDILQRGADGGRITPEEALLLYTEAPFHALGEAADAVRRRRYPDNIVTYLIDRNINYTNVCVTACKFCAFYRAPKHKEGWTHPTEEILRRCGEAVELGATQVMLQGGHHPDYGVEYYEELFSSVKKAYPQLAIHSIGPSEILHMAKVSGVSLDEAIARIKAAGLDSIAGAGAEMLPDRPRKAIAPLKESGARWLEVMELAHRQGVESTATMMMGTGETNAERIEHLRMIRDVQDRTQGFRAFIPWTYQPENNHLKGRTQATTLEYLRLIAVARLFFETVPHLQASWLTTGKDAGQLALHMGVDDLGSIMLEENVISSAGARHRSNLHELIGMIRSADRIPAQRDTLYNRLAVHHTPADDPTDERVVSHFSSIALPGGGAGKSLPLVDAR, from the coding sequence GTGACGGTGAGCCGGGAGATCGACGACATCCTGCAGCGCGGCGCGGACGGCGGGCGGATCACGCCCGAGGAGGCCCTGCTGCTCTACACCGAGGCGCCCTTCCACGCCCTCGGCGAGGCGGCGGACGCGGTGCGCCGGCGGCGCTACCCGGACAACATCGTCACGTACCTGATCGACCGCAACATCAACTACACCAACGTCTGCGTGACGGCGTGCAAGTTCTGCGCGTTCTACCGGGCCCCGAAGCACAAGGAAGGCTGGACCCACCCGACCGAGGAGATCCTGCGCCGCTGCGGCGAGGCGGTCGAGCTGGGCGCCACCCAGGTGATGCTCCAGGGTGGCCACCACCCGGACTACGGCGTCGAGTACTACGAGGAGCTCTTCTCCTCGGTGAAGAAGGCGTACCCGCAGCTCGCCATCCACTCGATCGGGCCGAGCGAGATCCTGCACATGGCCAAGGTCTCCGGGGTCAGCCTGGACGAGGCCATCGCCCGGATCAAGGCGGCCGGGCTGGACTCGATCGCCGGGGCCGGCGCGGAGATGCTGCCGGACCGCCCGCGCAAGGCGATCGCCCCGCTGAAGGAGTCCGGGGCGCGCTGGCTCGAGGTGATGGAGTTGGCGCACCGGCAGGGTGTTGAGTCCACCGCGACGATGATGATGGGCACCGGCGAGACCAACGCCGAGCGGATCGAGCACCTGCGGATGATCCGCGACGTGCAGGACCGCACCCAGGGCTTCCGGGCCTTCATCCCGTGGACGTACCAGCCGGAGAACAACCACCTCAAGGGGCGCACCCAGGCCACCACCCTGGAGTACCTGCGGCTGATCGCGGTGGCCCGGCTCTTCTTCGAGACCGTCCCGCACCTTCAGGCGTCCTGGCTGACCACCGGAAAGGACGCCGGGCAGCTCGCCCTGCACATGGGCGTGGACGACCTCGGCTCGATCATGCTGGAGGAGAACGTCATCTCCTCCGCGGGCGCCCGGCACCGCTCCAACCTGCACGAGCTGATCGGGATGATCCGCTCGGCCGACCGCATTCCGGCGCAGCGGGACACCCTCTACAACCGGCTCGCCGTGCACCACACTCCGGCGGACGACCCGACCGACGAGCGGGTGGTCTCGCACTTCTCCTCGATCGCCCTGCCTGGCGGGGGCGCGGGGAAGTCCCTGCCGCTGGTCGACGCCCGCTGA
- a CDS encoding geranylgeranyl reductase family protein encodes MTAVENDADVIVVGAGPGGSATAYHLARHGVRVLLLEKTEFPREKVCGDGLTPRAVRQLIRMGVDTSPEAGWLHNRGLRVIGGGVRLELDWPDLASFPNYGLVRTRLDFDDLLAQRAISAGAKLRTSVNVTGPVLDADDRVIGVQAEVGPEKEPATFHAPLVVAADGVSGRFPLALGLAKREDRPIGVAVRRYYRSPAKHEDDYLESWLELRSKDSGDNLLPGYGWIFGLGDGRVNVGLGVLNSSSAFGKTNYRRLLTDWLANTPEDWGMTDEANAEGPILGAALPMGFNRVPHYARGVMLVGDSGGMVNPFNGEGIAYAMESGELAAEVAVQALARPAGAERERALMAYPQELKARFGGYYRLGGIFVKLIGRPEIMRMATKHGMPHPTLMRFVLKLLANLTDPRGGDSMDRVINAMTKVAPAV; translated from the coding sequence ATGACCGCGGTGGAGAACGACGCCGACGTGATCGTCGTGGGCGCCGGTCCCGGAGGATCGGCAACCGCGTACCACCTGGCTCGGCACGGCGTACGCGTGCTGCTGCTGGAGAAGACCGAGTTCCCCCGGGAGAAGGTCTGCGGCGACGGGCTCACCCCGCGCGCCGTACGGCAGCTCATCCGGATGGGCGTGGACACCTCGCCCGAGGCCGGCTGGCTGCACAACCGTGGCCTGCGGGTGATCGGCGGCGGGGTACGCCTCGAACTGGACTGGCCCGACCTGGCCAGCTTCCCCAACTACGGCCTGGTCCGCACCCGGCTCGACTTCGACGACCTGCTCGCTCAGCGTGCCATCTCGGCCGGGGCGAAGCTGCGCACCAGCGTGAACGTCACCGGCCCGGTGCTCGACGCCGACGACCGGGTGATCGGCGTGCAGGCCGAGGTCGGCCCGGAGAAGGAGCCGGCCACCTTCCACGCCCCGCTGGTGGTCGCCGCGGACGGCGTCTCCGGCCGCTTCCCACTCGCCCTCGGGCTGGCCAAGCGGGAGGACCGGCCGATCGGCGTGGCCGTCCGGCGCTACTACCGCTCGCCCGCCAAGCACGAGGACGACTACCTGGAGTCGTGGCTGGAGCTGCGCAGCAAGGACAGCGGCGACAACCTGCTCCCCGGGTACGGCTGGATCTTCGGCCTCGGCGACGGGCGGGTGAACGTCGGCCTCGGCGTGCTGAACTCCTCCTCCGCCTTCGGCAAGACCAACTACCGGCGGCTGCTCACCGACTGGCTCGCCAACACCCCCGAGGACTGGGGGATGACCGACGAGGCGAACGCGGAGGGGCCGATCCTCGGCGCCGCGCTGCCGATGGGCTTCAACCGGGTGCCGCACTACGCCCGCGGGGTCATGCTGGTCGGCGACTCCGGCGGCATGGTCAACCCGTTCAACGGCGAGGGCATCGCGTACGCGATGGAGTCCGGCGAGCTGGCCGCCGAGGTCGCGGTCCAGGCGCTCGCCCGGCCGGCCGGCGCCGAGCGGGAGCGGGCGCTGATGGCGTACCCGCAGGAGCTGAAGGCCCGCTTCGGGGGCTACTACCGGCTCGGCGGCATCTTCGTGAAGCTGATCGGCCGTCCGGAGATCATGCGGATGGCCACCAAGCACGGCATGCCGCACCCGACGCTGATGCGCTTCGTGCTCAAGCTGCTGGCCAACCTGACCGACCCGCGCGGCGGCGACTCGATGGATCGGGTCATCAACGCGATGACGAAGGTGGCACCAGCCGTCTAG